A genomic stretch from Helianthus annuus cultivar XRQ/B chromosome 1, HanXRQr2.0-SUNRISE, whole genome shotgun sequence includes:
- the LOC110898788 gene encoding polyadenylate-binding protein RBP47B': MEAQGAQQPWMMSAQPQPQYAYGAPPPPPSQPYHQPTSHEEIRTLWIGDLPYWADESYLHSWFAPTNEVLSIKVIRNKATGLPEGYGFVEFASHATAETVLQTYNGTQVPGTELTFRLNWASSGIGERRPDAGPEHSIFVGDLAPDVTDHLLQETFRTQYPSVRGAKVVTDANTGRSKGYGFVKFADEMERNRAMTEMNGIYCSTRPMRISAATPKKPTVFQQQYVAPKGLYPASAIAMDTDPTNTTVYIGSLDSAVTEEELRQIFLQFGEIVYVKIPAAKGCGFVQFVARTSAEEAIQRMHGSQIGQLVVHLSWGKSKQDPSGVWAPQADPTQWSSAYYGYGQGYDAYAYGATQDPSLYAYGAYGGYMQYPQQGEGEQDMGAVAGVAPAVEHREEIYDPLATPDVDRLNSAYLATHGSAILGRPMWQKTSSSSLQA; encoded by the exons ATGGAAGCACAGGGTGCGCAACAGCCATGGATGATGAGCGCACAACCGCAACCACAGTACGCTTACGGAGCACCGCCGCCGCCACCGTCGCAACCCTACCACCAACCGACGTCACACGAAGAAATCCGTACCCTCTGGATTGGCGATTTACCCTACTGGGCCGATGAGTCCTACCTTCATTCCTGGTTCGCCCCCACTAACGAG GTGCTTTCAATAAAGGTAATTCGTAACAAAGCAACAGGCCTTCCAGAAGGTTACGGGTTCGTGGAATTCGCTTCACACGCTACAGCAGAAACTGTTCTTCAAACATACAACGGAACACAAGTTCCCGGAACCGAGTTAACCTTCAGGTTAAACTGGGCGTCTTCAGGAATCGGAGAACGACGACCCGATGCCGGTCCGGAACATTCTATTTTCGTAGGTGATTTAGCACCTGATGTTACCGATCATCTATTACAAGAGACTTTCAGGACTCAATATCCGTCTGTTAGAGGGGCCAAAGTTGTGACCGATGCCAACACGGGTCGGTCAaagggatatggttttgttaaattTGCAGATGAGATGGAGAGAAACCGTGCAATGACTGAGATGAACGGGATTTACTGCTCGACTCGACCCATGCGAATCAGTGCGGCAACTCCAAAGAAGCCCACGGTCTTTCAACAGCAATATGTTGCACCAAAAG GGTTATATCCAGCTTCTGCCATTGCTATGGACACCGATCCAACTAACACGACA GTTTATATCGGCAGTCTTGATTCTGCTGTTACAGAGGAAGAATTGAGGCAGATTTTCTTGCAGTTTGGGGAAATAGTTTATGTCAAGATCCCTGCAGCTAAGGGATGTGGGTTTGTGCAGTTTGTAGCTAG GACATCTGCTGAAGAAGCAATTCAAAGGATGCATGGAAGCCAGATTGGTCAACTTGTTGTCCACCTTTCTTGGGGAAAAAGCAAGCAG GACCCATCTGGAGTGTGGGCCCCACAAGCCGATCCGACTCAATGGAGCAGTGCATACTACGGTTATGGACAAGGTTATGATGCTTATGCCTATGGAGCAACTCAAGATCCATCATTATATGCATATGGTGCATATGGCGGTTATATGCAGTATCCTCAACAG GGTGAAGGTGAACAGGATATGGGAGCAGTGGCAGGCGTTGCGCCCGCTGTCGAACATAGGGAGGAAATATATGATCCGTTAGCCACACCAGATGTCGACAG GTTGAATTCTGCCTATCTTGCTACACACGGAAGTGCGATATTGGGCCGTCCTATGTGGCAGAAAACGTCATCTTCTTCGTTACAAGCGTAG
- the LOC110898789 gene encoding uncharacterized protein LOC110898789 yields MSLIMLMTFQAFVILGLICSGVVGKECTNTPTELSSHTFRYDYLNSHNKNHLLLSHDNYYNHLTPTDDAAWASLLPRKVLKEDEVGWMMMYRQMKNQVGRGKVSGSFLSEVSLGDVRLDPESTHGQAQQTNLDYLLMLDVDSLVWSFRKTAGLPTVGTAYGGWESSDQELRGHFVGHYLSATAQMWASTGNDALKQKMTSVVSILGECQERLSNGYLSAFPSEFFDRFEAIQPVWAPYYTIHKIMAGLVDQYVLAGNNQALKMVTQMADYFFERVQNVIKQYTIERHWRSLNEETGGMNDVLYRLYTITGDSKHLLLAHLFDKPCFLGLLAIKADELAGFHSNTHIPIVVGSQMRYEITGDPLYKEISMFFMDTVNSSHMYATGGTSVSEFWSEPKRLATTLQTENEESCTTYNMLKVSRNLFRWTKEIAYADYYERALTNGVLSIQRGKEPGIMIYMLPLGPGMSKATGYHKWGTKFNSFWCCYGTGIESFSKLGDSIYFEEAGKDPGLYIIQYVSSSVNWKLGQVVVDQKVTPVVSWDPRLRVTTTLSSKKEGSSSSLNFRIPFWTTSSAKATLNGQNIPITSTGTFLTVTKKWSSSDVITLELPITLRTEAIQDERSEYASLHAILFGPYLLVALTTGESDLKPDSNSLSDWITPIPSDYNSQLISLSQQSGNNTFALAQSSNSITAIQFPDPGTSNSVFATFRIIPTDPTTRVSSRNDVINKTVMLEPYILPGMVIVNQGKEQSLGIGDYRDNRNAVFRFVEGNQGMVRLESESQKGCFVHSLNGTVKLSCGGSESESDSGFVLATSFKVNDGICNYHPISFVAKGLNMNYLLQPLYSLRDEHYTVYFKIHS; encoded by the exons ATGAGTTTGATCATGTTGATGACATTTCAAGCATTTGTGATTCTGGGTTTGATCTGTTCTGGTGTTGTTGGTAAAGAATGTACCAACACTCCAACAGAGCTTTCGTCGCATACGTTTCGATACGATTACCTTAATTCACACAACAAAAACCATTTGTTGTTGTCTCATGACAATTATTATAATCATTTGACTCCTACTGATGATGCTGCTTGGGCTAGTTTGTTGCCCAGAAAGGTGTTGAAGGAGGATGAAGTTGGGTGGATGATGATGTATAGGCAGATGAAGAATCAAGTGGGGAGGGGTAAGGTTAGTGGGAGTTTTTTGAGTGAGGTTTCTTTGGGTGATGTGAGATTGGACCCTGAGTCAACTCATGGTCAAGCTCAACAGACCAATTTGGATTACTTGTTGATGTTGGATGTTGATAGTTTGGTTTGGAGCTTTAGGAAGACTGCTGGGCTGCCTACGGTTGGTACCGCGTATGGCGGGTGGGAGTCCTCGGATCAAGAGCTTCGTGGTCATTTCGTAG GGCATTACTTGAGTGCTACAGCTCAAATGTGGGCAAGCACGGGGAACGATGCACTAAAACAAAAGATGACATCAGTAGTATCTATACTCGGTGAGTGTCAAGAACGTCTGAGCAATGGCTACCTCTCGGCTTTCCCGTCTGAGTTTTTTGACCGGTTTGAAGCTATTCAACCCGTTTGGGCTCCATATTACACCATCCACAAG ATAATGGCAGGGTTAGTTGACCAGTATGTTTTGGCTGGAAACAATCAAGCTCTTAAAATGGTGACTCAAATGGCGGATTATTTCTTCGAACGCGTGCAAAACGTGATCAAACAGTACACTATTGAACGACACTGGCGCTCGTTAAATGAAGAAACGGGTGGAATGAATGATGTCTTGTATCGGCTCTACACCATAACA GGAGATAGTAAGCATTTGTTGTTGGCTCATCTGTTTGACAAACCGTGTTTTCTCGGGCTGTTGGCTATAAAG GCGGATGAGCTAGCCGGTTTCCATTCCAACACGCATATTCCAATTGTTGTTGGATCACAAATGCGGTATGAAATTACCGGTGATCCTCTCTACAAG GAAATCAGTATGTTCTTCATGGATACTGTGAACTCTTCTCACATGTATGCTACAGGAGGGACATCAGTTAGTGAGTTCTG GTCGGAACCAAAACGACTAGCGACTACCTTGCAGACGGAAAACGAAGAATCATGTACCACCTATAACATGTTAAAG GTTTCTAGGAACTTGTTTAGATGGACCAAAGAGATCGCGTATGCGGATTACTACGAACGCGCTTTGACTAACGGTGTCTTAAGTATCCAAAGAGGGAAAGAACCCGGGATTATGATATACATGTTGCCGTTAGGCCCGGGCATGTCGAAAGCTACCGGATATCATAAATGGGGAACGAAGTTTAATTCTTTCTGGTGCTGTTATGGGACAG GGATTGAATCGTTCTCGAAATTGGGTGATTCGATTTACTTTGAAGAAGCGGGAAAGGATCCCGGGCTGTACATTATCCAGTATGTATCAAGCTCGGTTAACTGGAAACTTGGGCAGGTTGTTGTTGATCAGAAAGTTACGCCCGTTGTGTCGTGGGACCCTCGCCTTCGTGTAACAACTACCCTCTCTTCAAAGAAG GAAGGATCGTCGTCTAGTTTGAATTTTAGAATACCGTTTTGGACAACGTCAAGTGCGAAAGCGACGCTTAATGGTCAAAATATCCCTATAACATCTACAG GTACATTCTTAACCGTCACAAAAAAGTGGAGCTCGTCTGACGTTATTACCCTTGAACTGCCAATCACACTAAGAACCGAAGCTATTCAAG aTGAAAGATCTGAATATGCATCTCTTCATGCAATTCTATTCGGACCCTATCTTCTCGTCGCCTTAACAACAGGTGAATCCGACCTAAAACCGGATTCCAATTCCCTTTCCGACTGGATCACTCCGATTCCATCAGATTACAATTCCCAATTAATCTCCCTTTCTCAACAATCCGGTAACAACACCTTTGCTCTTGCCCAATCATCCAATTCCATCACAGCAATCCAATTTCCAGACCCCGGAACCAGCAATTCCGTCTTCGCAACCTTCAGAATCATCCCAACCGATCCCACAACTCGTGTGTCCTCCCGCAACGATGTCATTAACAAAACTGTCATGTTAGAACCGTATATTCTCCCTGGAATGGTAATTGTAAACCAAGGAAAAGAACAGAGTCTCGGAATTGGCGATTACCGTGATAACCGGAATGCGGTATTCCGGTTTGTGGAGGGAAACCAAGGGATGGTTAGATTGGAATCTGAAAGCCAGAAGGGTTGTTTTGTGCATAGTTTGAATGGAACAGTGAAGCTGAGCTGTGGTGGTTCTGAATCGGAATCGGATTCCGGGTTTGTGTTAGCGACGAGTTTTAAGGTGAATGATGGAATCTGTAATTACCATCCGATTAGTTTCGTCGCTAAAGGGTTGAATATGAATTATCTTCTGCAGCCGTTGTATAGTTTGAGAGATGAGCACTATACAGTTTATTTTAAGATTCACTCTTGA